One region of Quercus lobata isolate SW786 chromosome 2, ValleyOak3.0 Primary Assembly, whole genome shotgun sequence genomic DNA includes:
- the LOC115965042 gene encoding uncharacterized protein LOC115965042 has protein sequence MRIKLEPSSPMMMLCTLRPPIGTINVILTAPGRTGSHPFRVMLVARLPAEADDYESKRAKGMAWPILGFSNEDKVGTIQPHDDALVITLRIGGYDMKRVLVDQGSAVELMYPDLYKGLRLRPEDLTAYDSSLVSFEWKTITLKVQIRLPIQTGLDIVEVDFIVVDTYSPYTAIVDRCWLHALGAVSSTLHQKVKYPSEGRVKEVIGDQAMARQCMVGSKLPPQEKEKLIDFLKENVDVFVWDTYEAPGVNPNFICHHLNVSLAVTPKKQPPRRPSKEHVDAVREEVMKLKKAGAIKEVFYPEWLANTVVVRKKSGKWRVCVDFTNLNKACLKDPFPMPRIDRLVDSTVGHP, from the exons ATGAGGATAAAGTTGGAACCATCcagccccatgatgatgctctgCACCTTGAGACCGCCTATTggcacgataaatgtcattctcACTGCTCCAGGAAGAACCGGCTCCCATCCTTTCAGAGTGATGTTGGTGGCCCGACTCCCTGCTGAAGCCGATGACTATGAGTCTAAGAGGGCTAAAGGGATGGCCTGGCCCATACTCGGATTCTCGAATGAGGATAAAGTTGGAACCATCcagccccatgatgatgctctaGTCATCACACTCAGGATTGGGGGATATGACATGAAGAGGGTGCTAGTCGATCAAGGTAGTGCTGTGGAATTAATGTACCCTGACCTGTACAAGGGGCTAAGGCTGAGACCGGAAGACCTGACAGCATACGACTCCTCTTTGGTAAGTTTCGAATGGAAAACCATTACTCTGAAAGTCCAGATTAGACTGCCTATACAAACAGGCTTGGACAtagtggaggtggacttcatagtGGTGGACACATATTCGCCCTACACTGCCATTGTAGATAGATGTTGGCTTCATGCCCTAGGGGCTGTCTCCTCAACCTTacaccaaaaggtgaagtatCCGTCGGAGGGTCGGGTCAAAGAAGTGATAGGGGACCAAGCCATGGCccggcaatgcatg GTTGGCTCGAAATTGCCAccccaagagaaggaaaagCTAATTGATTTCCTCAAAGAAAATGTGGACGTGTTTGTATGGGACACCTACGAGGCTCCGGGGGTCAATCCAAATTTCATATGCCATCATCTTAATGTTAGTCTGGCCGTTACGCCTAAGAAACAACCTCCTCGGCGACCGTCGAAAGAGCATGTTGATGCGGTAAGGGAGGAGGTGATGAAACTaaagaaagcaggggctatcaaagaagttttctaCCCCGAGTGGCTGGCCAATACAGTTGTGGTGAGgaagaagagtgggaaatggcgagtctgcgtagacttcacgaaCCTGAATAAGGCCTGCCTAAAGGATCCCTTTcctatgcctcggatagacCGATTGGTGGATTCAACCGTGGGACACCCTTGA
- the LOC115975689 gene encoding transmembrane protein 234 homolog, with protein sequence MIGDVEKMVAVGLVWGATNAIMRRGALLWDQALKSTPTPSPQHKLLSSLKNWFTLLSIWQYSIPFFINLSASATFFVILSHTPISLTVPVTNATTFAATAVFGMLLGEETRLAHALFGTALIVLGVWLCTQ encoded by the coding sequence ATGATCGGAGACGTAGAGAAGATGGTGGCGGTGGGTCTAGTGTGGGGCGCCACCAACGCCATCATGCGCCGCGGCGCTCTCTTGTGGGACCAAGCACTCAAATCCACTCCAACACCATCGCCACAACACAAATTGCTCTCTTCCCTCAAAAACTGGTTCACTCTCCTCTCTATCTGGCAATACTCCATCCCTTTCTTCATAAACCTCTCGGCCTCCGCTACTTTCTTCGTTATTCTAAGCCACACTCCCATCTCTCTCACCGTGCCCGTCACCAATGCCACCACATTTGCTGCGACTGCCGTCTTCGGAATGCTTTTAGGGGAAGAGACCCGCTTGGCCCACGCCTTGTTTGGTACGGCCCTCATTGTTCTCGGGGTTTGGCTT